A region from the Mesomycoplasma hyopneumoniae J genome encodes:
- the gap gene encoding type I glyceraldehyde-3-phosphate dehydrogenase: protein MKKIAINGFGRIGRLALRRLFEVNDENLQVVAINDLTDASVLAHLFKYDSAHGKFNGEVEVLKDNGKNYLKIKGQKILVLSERDPKSLPWGQLGIDLVVECTGFFASKSGASQHLEAGAKKVIISAPAGNDVKTIVYNVNCDTITEDDRILSSASCTTNALAPLVNALDKEFGIDHGFMTTIHAYTADQRLQDAPHGDLRRARAAGVNLVPSSTGAAKSIGLVVPSLTGKLDGIAIRVPVITGSFVDLSVELKSNPSIEEINQKMREYANESFAYCDEPIVSSDIIGDRHGSIFDATLTKYIEANGKRLYKLYTWYDNEYSFVSQFVRVIRDFVQK from the coding sequence ATGAAAAAAATCGCAATTAATGGCTTTGGACGGATTGGGAGGTTGGCACTTCGTCGTCTTTTTGAAGTTAATGATGAAAATTTACAGGTTGTTGCAATTAACGACTTAACAGATGCATCAGTTTTAGCTCATTTATTTAAGTATGATTCCGCCCATGGAAAGTTTAACGGTGAAGTTGAAGTTTTAAAAGATAACGGAAAAAATTACCTTAAAATTAAAGGTCAAAAAATTCTTGTTTTATCTGAAAGAGACCCAAAGTCCTTGCCTTGAGGTCAGCTTGGAATTGATTTGGTTGTTGAATGTACAGGATTTTTTGCTTCAAAATCAGGAGCTAGTCAACATTTAGAGGCGGGAGCAAAAAAAGTAATAATTTCTGCTCCGGCAGGAAATGATGTTAAAACCATTGTTTATAACGTAAATTGTGATACAATTACTGAAGATGATAGAATTTTATCCTCAGCTTCTTGCACTACAAACGCACTTGCCCCACTTGTAAATGCGCTTGATAAAGAATTTGGGATAGACCACGGATTTATGACAACAATTCATGCTTATACTGCAGACCAAAGATTACAGGATGCTCCACATGGGGATTTAAGAAGAGCTCGAGCGGCTGGAGTAAATTTAGTTCCTTCATCAACAGGTGCTGCAAAATCTATTGGACTTGTAGTTCCTTCCCTTACAGGAAAATTGGATGGAATTGCAATTAGAGTCCCAGTGATTACAGGATCTTTTGTTGACTTAAGTGTTGAACTTAAATCAAATCCGTCCATAGAAGAAATTAATCAGAAAATGAGAGAATATGCAAACGAATCTTTTGCATATTGCGATGAGCCAATCGTTTCCAGCGACATTATTGGTGACAGACACGGATCAATTTTTGATGCAACATTAACAAAATATATTGAAGCAAATGGGAAAAGACTCTATAAATTATATACATGATATGATAATGAGTATTCATTCGTGTCTCAATTTGTAAGGGTTATTAGAGATTTTGTGCAAAAATAA
- a CDS encoding Mhp366/Mhp367 family surface (lipo)protein, with translation MKKILKILSIFGIFSLSSCNYYSSVPLVNKIKIQNSIPYNDKTDLSQTVSEDKVPEKKDFFVEPKVKTSKLDLNLSTKNQENSKKIDKNNQYFSTQKDQTTQKDQTTQKDQTTQKDQTTQKDQTTQKDQTTQKDQTTQKDQTTQKDQTTQKITLLPQKKPIKKVIVPPVSPVVPEEQLKKQVVQPSISPENLRNQPKSISDNGKISPPNLVSSPKTKDQISLKPQDPKKIEKKAINKFDISKLSKYNDNEKVQNIVLGNKTGIFKTFKVSTDNAILRENGESFSGSKNEGLNIYLLDKLDKNKIDKNNPVLGFFVNYFNKNFRKNYYKLNHFGFKSVDYADKRYNEIYQRNVRFSSGTSILLDMNSEEALFLTNNHVLFDKNNRPMWAFFGYPFILFYFNNRINFIPSPDYSWVLDTLQIKEEYEKKGNKFQKKSNSKSKPEFVKKTYEKYFRLAPDFNRKNKDLGLFYFKYKEFIADFSTAVKFFEQHQNEIKTTFDWAKRQDTQKRLKDFERAIQVFSKYFEQMSKLGPVKLSERVWKNGDIDYETKLGLFWPRHIAAKNMFKGVYIRGQEATFFATNGHGASGSGIFNTDGSLAFVNYIIVKDTAQKYYYSDQNNLFNFLTAAIALKTPYINLVDEIYKFYYNKNVRNTLK, from the coding sequence ATTAAAAAAATCCTAAAAATACTTAGTATTTTCGGGATTTTTTCTCTTTCTTCTTGTAATTATTATAGTTCAGTTCCCTTAGTTAATAAAATTAAAATTCAAAATTCAATTCCTTACAATGATAAAACTGATTTAAGTCAGACTGTTTCAGAAGATAAAGTACCTGAAAAAAAAGATTTTTTTGTTGAACCAAAAGTAAAAACTTCGAAATTAGATTTAAATCTCAGTACAAAAAATCAAGAAAACTCCAAAAAAATCGATAAAAATAATCAGTATTTTTCTACCCAAAAAGATCAAACTACCCAAAAAGATCAAACTACCCAAAAAGATCAAACTACCCAAAAAGATCAAACTACCCAAAAAGATCAAACTACCCAAAAAGATCAAACTACCCAAAAAGATCAAACTACCCAAAAAGATCAAACTACCCAAAAAGATCAAACTACCCAAAAAATAACCTTATTACCGCAAAAAAAGCCAATAAAAAAAGTTATTGTACCCCCTGTTTCACCTGTTGTACCCGAAGAACAGCTTAAAAAACAAGTCGTACAACCTTCAATTTCACCTGAAAATTTAAGAAACCAACCTAAATCAATCTCAGATAACGGGAAAATTAGCCCTCCTAACTTAGTTAGTTCTCCAAAGACAAAGGATCAGATTTCGCTAAAACCACAAGATCCTAAAAAAATTGAAAAAAAGGCTATAAATAAGTTCGATATTTCTAAATTATCTAAATATAACGATAATGAAAAAGTGCAAAATATTGTTTTGGGGAATAAAACCGGAATATTTAAAACATTTAAGGTGTCCACCGATAATGCAATTTTGCGTGAAAACGGCGAGTCATTTTCAGGGTCAAAAAACGAAGGTTTAAATATTTATCTACTAGATAAATTGGATAAAAATAAAATAGATAAGAATAATCCAGTTCTTGGATTTTTTGTTAATTATTTTAATAAAAATTTTCGCAAAAACTACTATAAATTAAATCATTTTGGCTTTAAATCAGTTGATTATGCTGATAAAAGATACAATGAAATTTATCAGAGAAACGTCCGCTTCAGTTCAGGGACATCAATTTTACTTGATATGAATAGTGAGGAGGCGCTTTTTTTAACAAATAATCACGTATTATTTGACAAAAACAACCGTCCAATGTGGGCTTTTTTTGGTTACCCATTTATACTTTTTTATTTTAATAATCGGATTAATTTTATTCCTTCCCCTGATTATTCCTGGGTTTTGGACACTCTCCAAATTAAAGAAGAATATGAGAAAAAAGGTAATAAATTTCAAAAAAAGTCGAATTCAAAATCTAAACCAGAATTTGTTAAAAAAACTTACGAAAAATACTTTCGACTTGCCCCTGATTTTAACAGAAAAAATAAAGATCTTGGACTTTTTTACTTTAAATACAAAGAATTTATAGCTGATTTTTCAACGGCGGTTAAATTTTTTGAACAACATCAAAACGAAATTAAAACTACTTTTGACTGAGCAAAACGGCAAGATACACAAAAAAGGTTAAAAGATTTTGAAAGAGCTATCCAAGTTTTTAGCAAATATTTTGAGCAAATGTCCAAATTAGGTCCTGTTAAATTAAGTGAAAGGGTCTGAAAAAATGGAGATATCGACTATGAAACAAAATTAGGCCTATTTTGGCCGCGTCATATAGCTGCCAAAAATATGTTCAAAGGGGTTTATATCCGCGGGCAAGAGGCAACTTTTTTTGCTACAAATGGCCATGGCGCATCGGGAAGTGGGATTTTTAACACAGATGGTTCGCTTGCGTTTGTAAATTATATAATAGTTAAAGATACGGCACAAAAGTATTATTATAGTGATCAAAATAATTTATTCAATTTTCTTACAGCCGCAATTGCTTTAAAGACTCCTTATATCAATTTAGTTGATGAAATTTATAAATTTTATTATAATAAAAATGTAAGGAATACTTTAAAATAA